The following nucleotide sequence is from Nocardioides daedukensis.
CTCGGCAACCAGGGCGCCGGGGACGATCTGGTGTGCGCGGCTGGTCGAGACACCGGGCAGCGCGCCGAGCTCGTCGGGGGTCATCGCCATCAGCTTGGGCAGCCACTCGTCGAGCGAGGCGGCGGTCAGTGTCCGTGCCACGAGGGGTCCCTCGGCAGAAGGCGCCGCACCACAGATCCGGGCCAGCGAACGGAAGGTCTTCGAGGTGGCCGCGGCTCGATCGGGCGCTCCCCCGCGCAGCAGATTGCCGGCGTCGCGGGCGATCTCGGCACGGATCCGGCGCCGCAACCGGCGGATGTCGTGCTCGTCGAGCGTGCCGTCGGCAAACCAGTCCTTGGCCATCCGGGCGGCGCCGAGCGGCAGGGACCAGGCCACGTCGGGTGATTCGTCCTGCCCGCCGGCGATCTCCAGCGAGCCGCCGCCGATGTCGAAGACCGCCAGGCGGCCCGCTGACCAGCCGAACCACCGGCGTACGGCGAGGAAGGTCAGGCGGGCCTCGTCCACGCCGGGGAGGACCTCGAT
It contains:
- a CDS encoding Ppx/GppA phosphatase family protein, which gives rise to MRLGVLDIGSNTGHLLVVDAHGGAAPLPAYSYKEPLRLAEHLDENGAVSPAGIAALTEFTRQAVAVAEDKGCEEMLAFATSAVRDAVNTDAVLDQVRAVTGVDIEVLPGVDEARLTFLAVRRWFGWSAGRLAVFDIGGGSLEIAGGQDESPDVAWSLPLGAARMAKDWFADGTLDEHDIRRLRRRIRAEIARDAGNLLRGGAPDRAAATSKTFRSLARICGAAPSAEGPLVARTLTAASLDEWLPKLMAMTPDELGALPGVSTSRAHQIVPGALVAEAVMDIFDLSTLEICPWALREGVILERFDQISVLDEGSI